A stretch of the Thunnus thynnus chromosome 7, fThuThy2.1, whole genome shotgun sequence genome encodes the following:
- the mlnr gene encoding motilin receptor yields the protein MPWTRPQVELHVGGAEAMDQYNIDDHHYEGSLFPTSTLIPVTVICILIFIVGVTGNTMTILIIQHFKDMKTTTNLYLSSMAVSDLIIFLCLPFDLYRLWKYVPWLFGEAVCRFYHYIFEGCTSATILHITALSIERYLAISFPLRSKVLVTKRRVQYIIFALWGFALVSAAPTLFLVGVEYDNDTHPDYNTGQCKHTSYAISSGQLHIMLWVSTTYFFCPMLCLIFLYGSIGCKLWKSKNDLQGPCALARERSHRQTVKILVVVVLAFIICWLPYHIGRNLFAQVDDYDTAILSQNFNMASMVLCYLSASINPVVYNLMSRKYRAAAKRLFLLHQRPRQAHRSQRQLSVIDHISTINETLTGV from the exons ATGCCCTGGACCAGACCCCAGGTGGAGCTTCATGTTGGTGGAGCAGAGGCCATGGACCAGTACAATATAGACGACCACCACTACGAGGGCTCCCTGTTCCCCACCTCCACCCTCATCCCTGTCACTGTCATCTGCATCCTCATCTTCATTGTCGGGGTGACAGGCAACACCATGACCATCCTCATCATCCAGCACTTCAAGGACATGAAGACCACGACCAACCTCTACCTGTCCAGCATGGCAGTGTCTGacctcatcatcttcctctgccTGCCCTTTGACCTCTACCGCCTGTGGAAGTACGTGCCCTGGCTGTTCGGGGAAGCAGTGTGCCGCTTCTATCACTACATTTTCGAGGGTTGCACCTCGGCCACCATCCTTCACATCACGGCTCTGAGCATTGAGCGCTACCTGGCCATCAGCTTCCCCCTCAGGAGTAAGGTTCTGGTGACCAAACGCAGGGTCCAGTACATCATCTTCGCTCTGTGGGGTTTTGCCCTGGTATCTGCGGCACCCACGCTCTTCCTGGTCGGGGTGGAGTATGACAATGACACACACCCGGACTATAATACAGGCCAGTGTAAGCATACCAGCTACGCCATCAGCTCTGGACAGCTGCACATCATGCTCTGGGTGTCCACCACCTACTTTTTCTGTCCGATGCTCTGCCTCATCTTCCTCTACGGCTCCATTGGGTGCAAGCTGTGGAAAAGCAAGAATGACCTGCAAGGCCCCTGCGCGTTGGCAAGAGAAAggtcacacagacaaacagtcaAGATCCTGG tggtggtggtgctggCCTTCATCATATGCTGGTTGCCCTACCACATCGGCAGGAACCTCTTCGCTCAGGTGGATGACTACGACACAGCCATACTGAGCCAGAACTTCAACATGGCCTCCATGGTTCTCTGCTACCTCAGCGCCTCCATCAATCCCGTCGTCTACAACCTGATGTCTCGGAAGTACAGGGCGGCAGCCAAACGCCTCTTCCTGCTGCACCAGCGGCCCAGACAGGCCCACCGCAGCCAGAGACAGCTCTCTGTAATTGACCACATCTCCACCATAAATGAAACCCTGACTGGGGTGTGA